The window AATTATGACTGGTTTTGTTGCAGTCGGATTGATGTCTCTGAGTAGAATACTATTTCAACAAAAAGGTATGCAACTTGGCATGGGTCTTGTTGCTGGAACTTTACGGCTTTTGAACCCGTTTGGCGGTTGTTTCATCTGTTCAGCATTTGCGATTATAGCAGAAGGCGCACTCTTTGAACTTATAGCTTTAAAAATCAGTTTTAATCTCCAAGATCTTACTTCTAAAAAGATACAGGTAAGCATCGGCATCATCACCGCATATACGATGTATATTGGCGGATATCTTATTACCCAGATTCTCACACCACTTCTCTCCAGTGCAGGTTTCAGCCTTCGAAACCTTATTGTGTTCATCCCTTCAATCCTTGCGAGGGGTTTTATTGCTGCTCTTCTTGGAGGGTGTATACTTCCAATGATGGTTTTTGTATTACAAAAACAGAAATTATCGATCAAAGATGCGTTCTACTATCCAGCGACGATTAGCATCTCGGTGGTCTGCTGGATGAGTGTTATTATCAATGCTCTGATTCATCTCTCATACTGTATCACCTGTAATATGTCATGACTGTGAGAGGATTGTTTTGTCTATGAATCAGCCAAAAACTGTAAAAATACTCGCCTTTCATGCAGATCGTTGTAAAGGTTGTTTAGCCTGTGAGAAAGCCTGCTCACAAGTGCATTTTAAAACTAATGCTGGTGGTGATCAGTCAGCACTTCGGATCACCAAAACAGATCAGGGATACCAGATGCATGTCTGTGATCAGCGGGGACTTTGTTTAGACCTTTGTCCGGTTGGTGCATTACGACGTCAGAAAAACGGCGTGGTTGTTCTTGATCCAAAGATTTGCGTGGGCTGTCAAGCTTGTGTTGCGTTCTGTCCAATTGGCGCGATGCGAAAATCAAAGCTACGGCTTGAGCCATTCAAATGCATTTCCTGTGGTTCTTGTGTTCGTGCATGCCCTGAGAAAGCATTGGAACTTGTCGAGCGAAATATCGCAGAAATAAAACAAATCGTTTATCATAAACAAGGAGTATAACATATATGGTTGAAGGCCAAATACCAATAGCTGAATATTCAACAGGAAACACAAAACATACCTGGGATGCGAAAAAACTCAGAGCAGCACATCAAAAACTCGCTGAATATACCTATAAAAAAGGAGACGTATATCGTGGTTACGCAAACCGCACCCTCTATGTCAACCTTAGTACGAAAAAAATCAGTGAGAAACCAGTCACTGATGAAATGAAAAAGCTGTTCACTGGTGGTCGGGGTTTCGGATTAAAACTTCTCTGGGAAGGTATAAAACCTACAACTCGGTGGAACAGTGAGGAAAATGAGCTGCTCATTACAACAGGTCCACTCTGTGGAACAACCCAGTATGCTGGTTCCGGGAAATCATTGTGTCTCTCAGTATCTCCATCAACTAATATTATCTGTGACTGTAATGTTGGTGGTTTTGTCGGACCTTATCTCAAATTCGCTGGTTTTGATGCTCTTGAAATCCAAGGCAAAGCATCAGAAGACGTAATTATCTTCATTGATGGTGAACATGGAAAGATCAGTATTGAAACAGCACCACACGAAGAAACCAACACGCATCTTCTCGCTGAACAACTTACTACGATGTATGCTTCTGAAGATACAGATCAAGCTCGGCAAAAGGTGGCTGTTGTTTCAACCGGTGCTGCAGCCGAACATAGCTACTGGGGTTGTCTAAATTTCTCTTTTTATGATATTCGTAGAAAAACACCACGTATTAAACAAGCAGGACGTGGTGGTCTTGGTACCGTATTCCGTGATAAAAAACTAAAAGCAATTGTCGTTAAAATTGATCATCTTACCGGTTTATCAAATCATCCTGCAGATCCCGACAAACTTGCAGAAATCGGAATAAAACTACATAAAGAAATACGAGACCTTGACCGCTACCAATGTAACATGCGCGCAGTCGGTACTGGACATTTAGTTGAAATTATGGATCAATATGATTTATTACCCTGCGAAAACTACCGATTTGGATCATTTCCCAAAGCAAGTAAGATTTATTCACCGAAATTCTATGAACTTTTTACCAAAATCATTCCTGATGGCTGCTGGCATGGGTGTACCCTTGCTTGTGCAAAAACCGTTGACGGATACACGGTTATGACTGGACCGTACAAAGGACAAAAAGTAACAGTGGATGGTCCTGAATACGAAACTATTGCTGCTTGTTCTAATATGAGTATCTGGGACCCACTCTGGATTTTAGAGTTTAATTTCTATTGCGATACCTACGGTATTGACACAATTTCGACAGGAACCGCAATCGCATTTTACATGGAGATGTACGAATACGGTATTCTGAACAAAGAACGATGCAACGGTCTTGAACTCTGTTTTGGAAATGCAGATGCGACTTTAGAGTTTATTCATCGGATCGCGCAGGGAGATCAAGCTGAATTTATCCGAATTGCTTCGCAGGGTATCAGACGGGTGAAGGATTGGATTCTCAAAAACGGTTGGGGTGACAAAAAACTTGTAGAAGATTGTGGGATGGAAAGTAAAGGACTTGAATTCTCAGAATACGTTACGAAGGAATCCCTTGCTATGCAAGGAGGCTATGGATTAACCTTGAAGGGACCACAGCATGATGAAGCATGGTTAATTTTTATGGATATGGTCAACAATGCTATACCTACCTTTGAGGATAAAGCAGAGGCGTTGCATTATTTTCCCATGTGGCGAACGTGGTTTGGTTTAAACGGTCTCTGTAAGCTTCCTTGGAATGATATAGAACCTGCGAACAATGCTCAAACTGAAGAACCTGCAAAAGTACCAGAACATGTTCAAAACTATGTGGAGTATCAAAATGCAGTTACCGGCTGGAAGGTAACAAAAGAAGATCTCATTCTTCAAAGTGAACGATGCTATAACTTTCAACGAGCGTTGAATGTCTGGATGGGTCGAGGGCGACGTAAAGATGATTGGATACCCTATCGAGCGATGGGACCAGTTACCGAGATGGAGTATTTGTCCCGGAGAGATCGTTATGACAAACAACTTGTAGAAAAAGTTGGTTTTACAGCACAACAAGTCGAACAGATGTCAATCCAGGAACGGATTCATCAATTATACCAATATCGCCAGAATCAGTATCAGAAACTTGCAGATGCTGTATATTATCGCCGCGGATGGACACAGAACGGCGTGCCAACACCACAAAAGATGCGGCAACTTGGTTTCACTGATAAAAAACTGCTACAGATGCTTGAAGAAAAAATAGCAGAAGACGAACAAGCAGGTTTAAACACATGGGGCGGCATCTATGGAATAGGTGAAAAACCACCAGCTCAAGAGAGACAATATTGGAAATTCTGGAAATAAATTTCTTAAAGAGAGGTTGACAATACATGGTTGAAAGAAAGATACAAGAAACAGAAACAATCGTTAAAGCTTTACCACCACTTGCAACAGAACCAGCACCACTTGGCTTAGTAGGTTTAGCAGTTGCTGCATTAGTCATTGGAGTAACGTATCTTGGGCTTACAGCACCGACAAAAACACTCTTGATTCCTTGGGTGTTATTTTTTGGTGCAACAGCACAACTCATCGCTGGGCTAATGGAATTTAAACGGAACAATATTTTCGGTTCTACGGTTTTTACTATTTATGCTATGACAATGTATTCGATTGCTGTCACATTGTGTATCCTTTTTTTCACTGGTGCAGCTTTTGATATCAAGCATTACGCGTTTGGTCTCGTGGGCATTCTCATTTTTAGTATGATTGCAACGGTTGCGTCGCTTCTTACCACTAAAGCGTTTGTTGCAATTATGGTTGTTGT is drawn from Candidatus Thermoplasmatota archaeon and contains these coding sequences:
- a CDS encoding 4Fe-4S binding protein; its protein translation is MNQPKTVKILAFHADRCKGCLACEKACSQVHFKTNAGGDQSALRITKTDQGYQMHVCDQRGLCLDLCPVGALRRQKNGVVVLDPKICVGCQACVAFCPIGAMRKSKLRLEPFKCISCGSCVRACPEKALELVERNIAEIKQIVYHKQGV
- a CDS encoding aldehyde ferredoxin oxidoreductase C-terminal domain-containing protein; the encoded protein is MVEGQIPIAEYSTGNTKHTWDAKKLRAAHQKLAEYTYKKGDVYRGYANRTLYVNLSTKKISEKPVTDEMKKLFTGGRGFGLKLLWEGIKPTTRWNSEENELLITTGPLCGTTQYAGSGKSLCLSVSPSTNIICDCNVGGFVGPYLKFAGFDALEIQGKASEDVIIFIDGEHGKISIETAPHEETNTHLLAEQLTTMYASEDTDQARQKVAVVSTGAAAEHSYWGCLNFSFYDIRRKTPRIKQAGRGGLGTVFRDKKLKAIVVKIDHLTGLSNHPADPDKLAEIGIKLHKEIRDLDRYQCNMRAVGTGHLVEIMDQYDLLPCENYRFGSFPKASKIYSPKFYELFTKIIPDGCWHGCTLACAKTVDGYTVMTGPYKGQKVTVDGPEYETIAACSNMSIWDPLWILEFNFYCDTYGIDTISTGTAIAFYMEMYEYGILNKERCNGLELCFGNADATLEFIHRIAQGDQAEFIRIASQGIRRVKDWILKNGWGDKKLVEDCGMESKGLEFSEYVTKESLAMQGGYGLTLKGPQHDEAWLIFMDMVNNAIPTFEDKAEALHYFPMWRTWFGLNGLCKLPWNDIEPANNAQTEEPAKVPEHVQNYVEYQNAVTGWKVTKEDLILQSERCYNFQRALNVWMGRGRRKDDWIPYRAMGPVTEMEYLSRRDRYDKQLVEKVGFTAQQVEQMSIQERIHQLYQYRQNQYQKLADAVYYRRGWTQNGVPTPQKMRQLGFTDKKLLQMLEEKIAEDEQAGLNTWGGIYGIGEKPPAQERQYWKFWK
- a CDS encoding acetate uptake transporter: MVERKIQETETIVKALPPLATEPAPLGLVGLAVAALVIGVTYLGLTAPTKTLLIPWVLFFGATAQLIAGLMEFKRNNIFGSTVFTIYAMTMYSIAVTLCILFFTGAAFDIKHYAFGLVGILIFSMIATVASLLTTKAFVAIMVVVDIAVACLLPHYFVGFSSIPAGFFLILTSILSFYTAAAILINTMLGKSLIPLGKPLWNVNKNR